In Chitinophaga nivalis, a single genomic region encodes these proteins:
- a CDS encoding ATP-binding response regulator, which yields MKPSNVINQLCYIGLTPHLSKEQKRNLYTVNLVSIITALFAIFGTLAAYLFIFRTSQIFFAGCLEATAFVVVLLLNRYHHYGIAALLFYMLQNVAIIYFGVKMDHDSGVQQVGFFMIGLSFLRFQHKLQRAICIGITAFSILSIELNHLWQIVTPFPAMNNHAFSIRGIVFPIGIILNVLVIVLYEGNYKALLEIIRGNSEELRKQRDELDVRSKELERANVSKSIYVRETSHEMRQPFNTMLGAGQLLMAAPPDDAIGSYRPLIESLYSAGNQGLRIINNVLEMAKIEAGKFDEIHNEVFNFRAWLNQIVLANQYLANIYGSKIVLEVGNNMPTIMLGEKNKLSQIVTNLLANAIKFTSSNKNIVIKTKLINKDRWQLIVADEGCGIPANRLPLIFEPFVSDGNQCNSTGLGLPITKKLVDLLDGNIRVESREKAGTSFTLEFPFIQVDTKSVIIADAETLTCDLSHVKVLIIEDDRMNAHILKRFLAKICGHAIIAENGAEGIRMAALESPDIILLDSFLPDMTGKEILESLKQQDELSRIPVIMVSGEAIIETQRELIKAGAKEYITKPVVLKELQQAMIRSLPALRMS from the coding sequence ATGAAACCCTCAAACGTTATTAACCAGCTTTGTTACATTGGGCTTACTCCTCATCTAAGCAAAGAACAAAAAAGAAATCTGTATACGGTAAATCTGGTCAGCATCATCACAGCATTGTTTGCTATATTCGGAACATTGGCGGCCTATCTGTTTATTTTCCGTACCTCTCAGATCTTCTTTGCCGGATGTTTAGAAGCCACTGCCTTTGTGGTGGTATTGTTGCTGAACAGGTACCACCACTATGGAATAGCTGCCCTGCTTTTTTATATGCTGCAGAATGTTGCCATTATTTACTTCGGTGTGAAGATGGACCACGACTCCGGTGTACAGCAGGTGGGTTTTTTTATGATAGGGCTGTCTTTCCTGCGGTTTCAGCATAAGCTGCAACGGGCCATTTGCATTGGCATCACCGCATTTTCTATTTTAAGTATTGAACTGAATCACCTCTGGCAGATCGTAACGCCTTTCCCGGCCATGAATAACCATGCTTTTTCTATCCGCGGCATTGTATTCCCGATTGGCATTATCCTGAATGTACTCGTGATTGTTTTATATGAAGGTAACTACAAGGCATTGCTGGAAATTATCCGAGGCAATAGTGAAGAACTACGGAAACAACGCGATGAACTGGATGTGCGTTCCAAAGAACTGGAACGGGCCAACGTATCCAAAAGTATTTATGTGAGAGAAACCAGCCACGAAATGAGGCAGCCGTTCAATACCATGCTGGGCGCCGGTCAGCTGTTGATGGCTGCACCACCCGATGATGCCATCGGTTCCTACCGGCCGCTGATTGAAAGTCTGTATTCAGCCGGTAACCAGGGCCTGCGTATTATTAATAATGTATTGGAGATGGCGAAAATTGAAGCCGGGAAGTTCGATGAAATACATAATGAAGTATTTAACTTCCGGGCATGGCTCAACCAGATTGTACTGGCCAATCAGTACCTGGCCAATATATATGGTTCAAAAATAGTGCTGGAGGTAGGCAATAATATGCCCACCATTATGCTGGGTGAAAAAAACAAGCTCTCCCAAATCGTTACCAACCTCCTGGCCAACGCCATCAAATTTACTTCCAGCAACAAAAACATCGTGATTAAAACAAAACTGATTAATAAAGATCGCTGGCAGCTGATTGTCGCCGATGAAGGTTGTGGTATTCCCGCCAACCGGTTGCCCCTCATTTTTGAACCTTTTGTAAGCGATGGTAACCAATGCAACAGCACCGGCCTCGGATTACCTATCACCAAAAAACTGGTAGACCTGCTGGACGGTAACATCCGGGTGGAAAGCCGCGAAAAAGCCGGAACATCTTTTACCCTGGAATTTCCATTCATCCAGGTAGATACAAAATCAGTCATTATTGCGGATGCAGAAACCCTGACCTGCGACCTGAGTCATGTAAAAGTATTGATCATTGAAGACGACCGGATGAATGCCCATATCCTGAAAAGATTCCTCGCGAAAATATGTGGTCATGCCATCATCGCGGAAAACGGCGCCGAAGGTATCCGCATGGCTGCACTGGAAAGTCCGGATATCATCCTGCTGGACTCATTTTTGCCGGATATGACCGGTAAGGAAATTCTGGAGTCACTCAAACAACAGGATGAACTAAGCAGGATTCCTGTTATAATGGTGTCCGGAGAGGCCATCATCGAAACCCAGCGCGAATTGATAAAGGCAGGGGCAAAGGAATATATTACCAAACCTGTTGTCTTAAAAGAATTGCAACAGGCCATGATCCGATCTTTGCCGGCACTCAGGATGTCGTAA
- a CDS encoding terpene synthase family protein: MLSTPVKPFSRLLPLYCPFGVIESPFIANIEDKIKEWADDYSSLSPELRAAFKRSTFGELTARFFPTASEKMLRAAARHVLLFFAFDDLHGLSKNAHEVQLHCEKAILTLEGHVVTPENDDDVLHQFALLRTELLEISSPEWVSRYIADVKDFFDSLIVSCFFNARGIYPNVDYYMILREDLVGLYQLLGWVELASGGIFPHEMHTHPYIFQLRKLAVGIMAWANDYYSAAKEYKDGELMNLVLVIHQEYKGTLADAFDMAARIHNDAMTQFLELCETPPDFGAYNALFKVYIENLKQMILGNKIWSETTYRYAEQFENLKNLD; this comes from the coding sequence ATGTTATCAACACCTGTTAAGCCTTTTAGTAGGCTCCTGCCTCTCTACTGCCCATTTGGCGTAATTGAAAGCCCTTTTATCGCAAACATCGAAGACAAAATCAAGGAATGGGCAGATGACTACAGCTCGCTTTCGCCGGAGTTAAGAGCGGCATTCAAGCGATCTACTTTCGGAGAACTGACGGCCCGTTTTTTTCCGACGGCATCAGAGAAAATGTTGCGCGCAGCAGCCCGGCACGTCCTGCTGTTTTTTGCTTTTGATGACCTGCATGGTTTGAGCAAAAATGCACACGAGGTACAGCTGCATTGCGAAAAAGCCATTTTAACCCTGGAAGGGCATGTGGTAACTCCGGAGAATGACGACGACGTGCTGCATCAGTTTGCCCTGTTGCGTACCGAGTTGCTGGAGATTTCTTCCCCCGAATGGGTAAGCCGCTACATCGCTGATGTCAAAGACTTCTTCGATTCGCTCATCGTCAGTTGCTTTTTCAATGCCAGAGGGATCTATCCGAATGTGGATTATTACATGATCCTGCGGGAAGACCTGGTAGGATTGTATCAATTGCTGGGGTGGGTGGAATTGGCTTCAGGCGGTATATTCCCGCATGAAATGCATACCCACCCGTATATTTTCCAGTTGCGTAAACTGGCTGTGGGCATCATGGCCTGGGCAAATGATTATTATTCCGCTGCCAAGGAATACAAAGATGGCGAGCTGATGAACCTGGTACTGGTGATTCACCAGGAATATAAAGGTACACTGGCAGACGCCTTTGATATGGCAGCCCGGATTCATAATGATGCCATGACCCAGTTCCTGGAACTCTGCGAAACGCCGCCAGACTTCGGTGCGTACAATGCACTGTTTAAAGTGTATATTGAAAACCTTAAACAGATGATCCTCGGTAACAAGATCTGGTCAGAGACAACTTACCGATACGCGGAACAATTTGAAAACTTAAAAAATCTGGATTAA